The following coding sequences are from one Musa acuminata AAA Group cultivar baxijiao chromosome BXJ2-4, Cavendish_Baxijiao_AAA, whole genome shotgun sequence window:
- the LOC135609443 gene encoding uncharacterized protein LOC135609443 — protein MAAASFSAVAVPIKSGRSAVTILRRLLASARPLHFLAQSQSPRRGLCQVAHAVKPVVVDSTLKGISDRNIAEAVNNILEMARRATTRREVLHTDFLTPPVVKESILALEKLADVKAVSQGGYPQAERCRLSVGHPDDMPTDPDVVAALSITGNFTFDACSHGDFLGAILGTGIVREKVGDILLQGEKGSQVIVVPELTDFLMSTLDKVGNISVTCRPIPLLALEYEPPKTKTFRTVESSLRVDALASAGFKISRSKLVDLISNGDVRVNWSPVMKNGTTLKTGDVVSVSGKGRLKIGEITTTRKGKYAIELICYL, from the exons ATGGCTGCCGCGAGCTTCTCGGCCGTCGCAGTTCCCATCAAGAGCGGCCGCTCTGCTGTGACCATCCTCCGGCGGCTACTTGCATCCGCTCGCCCTCTTCACTTCCTGGCTCAATCCCAATCCCCTCGCAGAG GGCTGTGCCAGGTCGCGCATGCCGTGAAGCCGGTGGTCGTGGACTCGACCCTCAAAGGGATTAGCGACAGAAATATAGCCGAGGCCGTAAATAACATTCTTGAAATG GCAAGGCGGGCTACGACGAGAAGAGAGGTGCTTCACACAGACTTTCTCACTCCACCTGTTGTTAAGGAGTCAATTTTGGCGCTAGAAAAGCTGGCCGATGTCAAAGCAGTATCTCAGGGTGGTTATCCACAG GCAGAACGTTGCCGCCTGTCTGTTGGACATCCAGATGACATGCCAACTGACCCAGATGTTGTTGCTGCTTTGAg CATCACAGGGAACTTCACGTTTGATGCttgttctcatggtgatttcctcGGTGCAATTCTGGGCACAGGGATAGTAAGAGAAAAGGTTGGAGATATCTTGTTGCAG GGAGAAAAGGGATCCCAAGTCATCGTTGTTCCAGAGCTCACTGACTTTCTTATGTCGACATTGGATAAG GTTGGTAATATTTCTGTGACTTGCAGGCCAATACCATTGCTCGCTTTAGAATATGAGCCACCGAA GACTAAAACATTTAGAACTGTTGAATCATCGCTGAGGGTTGATGCACTGGCTAGTGCAGGCTTCAAAATATCTCGCTCAAAACTTGTTGACTTGATCAG CAATGGAGATGTGCGGGTTAACTGGTCACCAGTGATGAAAAATGGAACCACACTCAAGACAGGAGATGTTGTTTCTGTTAGTGGAAAAGGGAGGTTGAAG ATTGGTGAGATAACAACAACAAGGAAAGGGAAATATGCCATCGAATTGATCTGTTATCTGTAG
- the LOC135609441 gene encoding trifunctional UDP-glucose 4,6-dehydratase/UDP-4-keto-6-deoxy-D-glucose 3,5-epimerase/UDP-4-keto-L-rhamnose-reductase RHM1-like, producing MAAYNPKNILITGAAGFIASHVANRLVRNYPEYKIVVLDKLDYCSNLKNLNPSRSSPNFKFVKGDIGSADLVNYLLITESIDTIMHFAAQTHVDNSFGNSFEFTKNNIYGTHVLLEACKVTGQIRRFIHVSTDEVYGETDEDAVVGNHEASQLLPTNPYSATKAGAEMLVMAYGRSYGLPVITTRGNNVYGPNQFPEKLIPKFILLAMRGHPLPIHGDGSNVRSYLYCEDVAEAFEVVLHRGEVGHVYNIGTTKERRVIDVAKDVCKLFSLEADRVIEFVENRPFNDQRYFLDDQKLKNIGWSERTTWEQGLKKTMEWYTSNPDWWGDVSGALLPHPRMLMMPGIERHVDGAEETKVTVSQSANTNSQKRMVVPTPRTSSKKPHLKFLIYGKTGWIGGLLGMICEKQGIPYEYGRGRLEERSQLILDIQNVKPSHVFNAAGVTGRPNVDWCESHKQETIRTNVVGTLTLADVCREHGLLLMNYATGCIFEYDTEHLEGSGIGFKEEDKPNFTGSFYSKTKAMVEELLKEYENVCTLRVRMPISSDLSNPRNFITKITRYNKVVNIPNSMTVLDELLPISIEMAKRNCRGIWNFTNPGAVSHNEILEMYKSYIDPSFKWVNFTLEEQAKVIVAPRSNNEMDATKLKREFPELLSIKDSLIKYVFEPNKKVLSN from the exons ATGGCGGCGTACAATCCGAAGAACATCCTCATTACCGGGGCGGCAGGCTTCATCGCGTCTCATGTCGCCAACCGCCTCGTCCGGAACTACCCCGAGTACAAGATCGTCGTCCTCGACAAGCTCGATTACTGTTCCAACCTGAAGAACCTCAACCCCTCGCGCTCCTCTCCCAACTTCAAGTTCGTCAAGGGCGACATCGGGAGCGCCGACCTCGTCAACTACCTCCTCATCACCGAGTCGATCGACACCATCATGCATTTTGCAGCGCAGACCCATGTCGACAATTCTTTTGGTAACTCCTTTGAGTTCACCAAGAACAACATCTATGGCACTCATGTCCTCCTCGAGGCCTGCAAGGTCACTGGGCAGATCAGAAGGTTCATCCATGTTAGCACTGATGAGGTCTATGGGGAGACCGACGAGGATGCTGTGGTCGGAAACCATGAGGCATCTCAGCTCCTGCCGACCAACCCGTACTCCGCAACGAAAGCTGGGGCTGAGATGCTTGTTATGGCCTACGGGAGGTCATATGGCTTGCCCGTGATAACAACCCGTGGAAACAACGTCTACGGGCCGAATCAGTTCCCCGAGAAACTGATTCCAAAATTCATCCTTTTGGCCATGAGGGGTCACCCACTTCCGATTCATGGTGATGGCTCTAATGTTAGAAGCTATCTGTACTGTGAGGATGTGGCGGAGGCATTCGAAGTTGTTCTTCACAGAGGAGAAGTCGGGCATGTTTATAACATTGGAACGACGAAAGAAAGGAGAGTGATCGATGTGGCAAAGGATGTCTGCAAGCTTTTCTCACTGGAAGCAGATAGGGTCATTGAATTTGTGGAGAATCGGCCTTTCAATGACCAGAGGTACTTTTTGGATGATCAGAAGCTGAAGAACATAGGATGGTCGGAGAGGACCACATGGGAGCAGGGACTCAAGAAGACGATGGAGTGGTACACGAGCAATCCGGACTGGTGGGGAGATGTTTCAGGTGCTCTGTTGCCTCATCCACGGATGCTGATGATGCCCGGTATTGAAAGACATGTCGATGGAGCTGAAGAAACCAAGGTCACAGTTTCTCAGTCGGCAAACACTAACAGTCAGAAAAGGATGGTTGTTCCCACTCCAAGAACCTCTTCAAAGAAACCACATTTGAAGTTCTTGATATATGGTAAAACTGGATGGATCGGGGGCCTTCTCGGCATGATATGCGAAAAGCAGGGTATACCGTATGAATATGGAAGAGGGCGACTGGAAGAACGTTCCCAACTCATACTGGATATTCAAAATGTGAAGCCATCTCATGTTTTCAATGCTGCAGGTGTAACCGGCAGGCCTAATGTTGATTGGTGTGAGTCACATAAGCAGGAGACAATTCGCACAAATGTTGTGGGAACCTTGACGCTAGCAGATGTTTGCAGGGAGCATGGGCTGCTACTGATGAATTATGCCACAGGTTGTATATTTGAATATGACACTGAACACCTGGAGGGCTCAGGCATTGGTTTCAAGGAGGAAGACAAACCAAATTTTACCGGTTCATTCTATTCGAAGACTAAAGCAATG GTTGAAGAGCTTCTGAAAGAATATGAAAATGTCTGCACCCTCAGAGTCAGGATGCCAATATCTTCTGATCTTAGCAACCCGCGcaatttcatcacaaaaatcacgcGTTACAACAAGGTTGTGAACATTCCAAATAGCATGACGGTTTTGGACGAACTTCTGCCCATATCGATCGAGATGGCAAAGAGGAATTGCAGGGGCATATGGAACTTCACCAATCCTGGTGCCGTGAGCCACAACGAGATCCTAGAGATGTACAAGAGCTACATCGACCCCAGCTTCAAGTGGGTTAATTTTACACTGGAAGAGCAGGCCAAAGTCATAGTCGCACCTCGAAGCAACAACGAGATGGATGCCACAAAGTTGAAGCGTGAGTTTCCTGAGTTGCTTTCAATCAAAGATTCGCTTATTAAGTATGTCTTTGAGCCGAACAAGAAGGTCCTTTCTAACTGA
- the LOC135609442 gene encoding protodermal factor 1-like, producing MGSEKKGKTLELVRFVLMVLFFQEVVTPATSRKLEGGFVDRKNYYSPDPNTTPPPSHATPCPTPSRGGGGSGHGAPSRRQPTPSHGGGGYYAPPSVPVVTTPPSPTYGPVTPAPLVPTTPTYPVIPSPPATPLLPFDPNTFPFTCDYWRTHSAAIWGLIGYWGTVGQLFGPPAAAAFGRSLRLPEALANTRADGIGALYREGTASLLNSLANKSFVFSTQQVRDAFNAAVVSDKAAAAQARVFKKANEGHLKH from the exons ATGGGGAGCGAGAAGAAAGGGAAGACTCTTGAACTCGTCCGTTTTGTGTTAATGGTGTTGTTCTTCCAGGAAGTCGTCACTCCAGCGACGAGTAGGAAGCTTGAGGGTGGCTTTGTTGACCGGAAGAACTACTACTCTCCTGACCCGAACACTACTCCGCCAC CTTCACATGCGACTCCTTGCCCGACCCCGTCCCGTGGTGGCGGTGGCAGCGGCCATGGTGCACCGTCTCGCAGGCAGCCGACGCCATCTCACGGTGGTGGAGGATACTACGCTCCGCCTTCAGTCCCCGTCGTCACCACCCCTCCTAGTCCAACATATGGCCCCGTCACTCCTGCTCCTCTCGTTCCGACGACTCCGACATACCCGGTGATCCCTTCGCCCCCTGCGACGCCGCTGCTTCCCTTCGACCCCAACACCTTTCCCTTCACTTGCGA TTACTGGAGAACACATTCAGCGGCGATATGGGGCTTGATCGGCTACTGGGGCACCGTCGGCCAACTCTTCGGCCCACCCGCTGCTGCAGCTTTCGGGAGGAGCCTGAGGTTGCCGGAGGCACTGGCCAACACGCGCGCCGACGGGATCGGAGCCCTTTACCGAGAAGGAACAGCGTCTTTACTCAACTCCCTGGCGAACAAGAGCTTCGTGTTCAGCACGCAGCAAGTGAGGGACGCGTTCAACGCGGCGGTCGTCTCCGACAAGGCTGCCGCAGCGCAAGCCCGCGTGTTCAAGAAGGCCAACGAGGGCCACCTAAAGCACTAA
- the LOC135609444 gene encoding VQ motif-containing protein 4-like: MENHHLHLQDREIQSAHPNSPHSTTSGSCISNNNGATAAAATAGLAPPPPPLTPKPLSRSTDSNPYPTTFIQADTSSFKQVVQMLTGSAETTAKHVASAAAPAKNPLSPPPVAKSATGPKKPAFKLYERRGSLKNLKMIGPLIPTLLGSNPSSPVGNGKPFSPSRNQMPEILSPSVLDFPSLALSPVTPLIPDPFNRPPHPNPAAGMSAEDRAIAEKGFYLHPSPRTTPRDAQPPRLLPLFPVTSPKMSSASAAAGSST; this comes from the coding sequence ATGGAGAACCATCACCTGCATCTCCAAGACAGAGAAATCCAGTCCGCGCATCCCAACTCCCCCCACTCCACCACCAGTGGCAGCTGCATCAGCAACAACAAcggagcaacagcagcagcagctactGCTGGTTTAGCTCCTCCGCCACCACCTCTAACTCCGAAACCCCTCTCAAGATCCACCGATTCCAATCCGTACCCCACCACCTTCATCCAGGCTGATACCTCCTCCTTCAAGCAAGTGGTCCAGATGCTGACCGGCTCCGCCGAGACTACCGCGAAGCACGTAGCGTCGGCCGCAGCGCCTGCCAAGAACCCACTTTCGCCGCCGCCAGTTGCCAAGTCCGCCACCGGCCCAAAGAAGCCGGCTTTCAAGCTCTACGAGCGCCGCGGCAGCCTCAAGAATCTCAAGATGATCGGCCCTCTGATACCGACCTTGCTGGGCTCCAACCCCAGCTCCCCCGTGGGCAACGGCAAGCCGTTCTCGCCGTCCCGAAACCAGATGCCAGAGATCTTGTCCCCCAGCGTGTTGGACTTCCCTTCGCTGGCTCTTAGCCCCGTCACACCGCTGATCCCCGACCCCTTCAACCGACCACCGCACCCGAATCCAGCTGCGGGGATGTCAGCCGAGGACCGGGCCATCGCCGAGAAGGGGTTCTACCTGCACCCGTCACCGAGGACCACGCCAAGAGATGCGCAGCCACCGCGACTGTTGCCTCTATTTCCCGTCACCTCGCCGAAAATGTCATCCGCTTCAGCCGCTGCTGGTTCTTCTACCTGA